Proteins from a single region of Streptomyces sp. Tu 3180:
- a CDS encoding zinc-dependent alcohol dehydrogenase family protein: MRGTVIHAPGDVRSETLDDPKILHPADAVIRTAITCVCGSDLWPYRGAEPIGDPHPMGHEYVGFVEEVGSGVTSLRPGQFVVGSFATSDNTCANCRNGFPSNCLNREFMSTCQAECVRIPNARGTLVATDEVPGEDSWPGLLTVSDVMGTGWWAADAAEVKPGSTAVVIGDGAVGLCGVIAAKEMGAERIIALSRHESRQKLAREFGATDIVTERGEEGVARIKEMTGGIGADSVLECVGTARAMSQALHSARPGGNVGFVGVPHDVTVDGQELFFSHVGLRGGPAPVRRYLPDLVDRVLAGRIDPGKVFDLTLPLAQVAEGYKAMDERRAVKTLLKP, translated from the coding sequence ATGCGCGGCACAGTGATCCACGCCCCTGGTGACGTCCGTTCCGAGACCCTGGACGACCCGAAGATCCTCCACCCCGCTGATGCCGTCATCCGGACGGCCATCACCTGTGTCTGCGGCTCGGACCTGTGGCCGTACCGTGGTGCGGAGCCGATCGGGGATCCGCACCCGATGGGTCACGAGTACGTCGGCTTCGTGGAGGAGGTCGGCTCCGGGGTCACCTCGCTCCGGCCGGGCCAGTTCGTCGTCGGCTCATTCGCCACCTCCGACAACACCTGCGCGAACTGCAGGAACGGCTTCCCGTCGAACTGCCTGAACCGCGAGTTCATGTCGACCTGCCAGGCCGAGTGCGTGCGCATCCCCAACGCCCGGGGCACCCTGGTCGCCACCGACGAGGTACCCGGCGAGGATTCCTGGCCCGGTCTTCTCACTGTCTCCGACGTCATGGGCACCGGCTGGTGGGCCGCTGACGCCGCCGAGGTCAAGCCCGGCTCGACCGCCGTGGTCATCGGCGACGGCGCGGTCGGCCTGTGCGGCGTGATAGCGGCCAAGGAGATGGGCGCGGAACGGATCATCGCCCTGTCACGCCACGAATCCCGCCAGAAGCTCGCGCGCGAGTTCGGCGCCACCGACATCGTCACCGAGCGCGGTGAGGAGGGCGTGGCCCGGATCAAGGAGATGACCGGCGGGATCGGCGCCGACAGCGTCCTGGAGTGCGTCGGCACCGCCCGGGCCATGAGCCAGGCCCTGCACTCCGCCCGCCCGGGCGGCAACGTCGGCTTCGTCGGAGTCCCTCACGACGTCACCGTCGACGGCCAGGAGCTGTTCTTCTCCCACGTCGGCCTGCGCGGCGGCCCCGCCCCCGTACGCCGCTACCTGCCCGACCTCGTCGACCGCGTCCTTGCGGGCCGGATCGACCCGGGCAAGGTCTTCGACCTCACCCTGCCCCTCGCTCAGGTCGCCGAGGGCTACAAGGCCATGGACGAGCGCCGCGCCGTCAAAACCCTCCTCAAGCCCTGA
- a CDS encoding 2-phosphosulfolactate phosphatase codes for MDSRFLGVPELVEAPPVAVVVDVMRAFTVAAWAFAQGAEKIVLAESLDEALALKARHQDWVALKDGPPAPGFDTVNSPGLLRSIDLGGRTVVQKTTAGTVGALAVKEASLVLCAGFVVAEATARLLRTRKSDSVTFVVTGEDGQADEDLACAQYIARRATEAGTDAAEFVRRAAESRAAAELAEGVRQGVHPDDVALCLELDRFPFAMVATSEDSLMVLRPCDVPSLTDEAPI; via the coding sequence ATGGACTCTCGTTTCCTTGGCGTCCCTGAGCTGGTCGAAGCCCCGCCCGTGGCGGTCGTGGTCGACGTCATGCGTGCCTTCACCGTGGCTGCCTGGGCCTTTGCCCAGGGGGCGGAAAAGATCGTTCTTGCTGAGTCGCTGGACGAAGCCCTGGCACTCAAGGCTCGCCACCAGGATTGGGTGGCGCTCAAGGACGGTCCGCCCGCGCCCGGGTTCGACACCGTCAACTCGCCGGGCCTGCTGCGGTCCATCGACCTCGGCGGACGGACCGTCGTGCAGAAGACCACGGCGGGAACGGTCGGCGCCCTCGCGGTCAAGGAGGCGTCGCTGGTGCTGTGCGCCGGCTTCGTGGTGGCGGAGGCAACGGCTCGGCTCCTGCGAACACGCAAGAGTGACAGTGTCACGTTCGTGGTCACTGGCGAGGACGGGCAGGCCGATGAAGATCTGGCGTGCGCCCAGTACATCGCGCGGAGGGCCACCGAGGCCGGGACGGACGCTGCCGAGTTCGTCCGCCGCGCTGCCGAATCGCGCGCCGCCGCCGAACTGGCGGAGGGCGTGCGTCAAGGAGTCCATCCTGATGACGTCGCACTCTGTCTCGAGCTCGACCGGTTCCCCTTTGCCATGGTGGCGACCTCGGAGGACTCGCTCATGGTCCTCCGTCCGTGCGACGTGCCTTCGCTGACCGACGAGGCGCCGATCTGA
- a CDS encoding GNAT family N-acetyltransferase: protein MTTSQFELRCVAEQEFVPWARMIADTYGLDRSEEELADQRAATDLTRTLAVFDEGEPVAGASVYSRTLTVPGGVLPVAGIASVGVAPTHRRRGILTSMMRAQLTDLHEQQREPVAALRPSEAGIYGRYGYGPATVGNRMRCDRRAMRFRPDTDFGDGTVRLHHAVQARPLLEEIYDRVRATTVGWPDRQTAHWAVRLADHPHRRGGATSLRFAVHQERDGRATGYALYRHGSAPDGLGGSTATVEVVELAACSRRAYAALWRFLAGIDLVTRIDYEGAVDEPLPHLLVEPRAVQAAPVDRLWLRLADVDRALAGRSYSLPLDLVLDVRDDFCPWNGGRHRLQAEAGNVLCEPTTAPADLRLTAAELGAVFLGGTSLAALAAAGLVGELRRGALSRASAAFRGEREPWYPGGWAFPLY from the coding sequence ATGACCACTTCTCAGTTCGAGCTTCGCTGTGTTGCCGAGCAGGAGTTCGTGCCCTGGGCACGCATGATCGCCGACACCTACGGCCTGGACCGGTCGGAGGAGGAGCTCGCCGATCAGCGAGCCGCGACGGATCTCACCCGCACCCTGGCCGTGTTCGACGAGGGCGAGCCGGTCGCCGGGGCCTCCGTCTACAGCCGGACGCTGACCGTGCCCGGGGGCGTCCTGCCCGTGGCGGGAATCGCCTCCGTGGGCGTGGCCCCGACGCACCGCCGCCGCGGCATCCTCACCTCGATGATGCGCGCCCAGCTGACCGACCTGCACGAGCAGCAGCGCGAGCCGGTCGCCGCGCTCCGCCCCTCCGAGGCCGGCATCTACGGACGGTACGGCTACGGCCCCGCGACGGTCGGCAACCGGATGCGCTGCGACCGGCGCGCCATGCGCTTTCGCCCGGACACCGACTTCGGTGACGGAACCGTCCGGCTGCACCACGCCGTCCAGGCCCGCCCCCTCCTCGAGGAGATCTACGACCGGGTCCGCGCCACTACGGTCGGCTGGCCCGACCGGCAGACGGCCCACTGGGCGGTGCGCCTCGCCGACCATCCGCACCGGCGCGGCGGCGCGACCTCGCTCCGGTTCGCCGTGCACCAGGAGCGCGACGGACGCGCCACCGGTTACGCGCTCTACCGGCACGGCTCCGCGCCGGACGGGCTCGGCGGCAGTACCGCGACGGTGGAAGTGGTGGAGCTGGCGGCGTGCTCGCGCCGGGCGTATGCGGCGCTGTGGCGCTTCCTCGCCGGGATCGACCTGGTGACCCGGATCGACTACGAGGGTGCCGTGGACGAGCCCTTGCCCCACCTGCTCGTCGAACCCCGGGCGGTCCAGGCCGCGCCGGTGGACCGCCTGTGGCTGCGGCTGGCCGACGTGGACAGGGCCTTGGCCGGCCGGAGTTACAGCCTTCCGCTGGACCTCGTGCTGGATGTGCGGGACGACTTCTGCCCGTGGAACGGCGGGCGCCACCGGCTGCAGGCGGAAGCGGGGAACGTCCTCTGCGAGCCCACGACCGCCCCGGCCGACCTACGGCTGACGGCGGCGGAACTCGGCGCCGTCTTCCTCGGCGGCACCTCGTTGGCCGCCCTCGCGGCCGCCGGCCTCGTCGGGGAACTGCGGCGCGGTGCGCTCTCCCGGGCCTCGGCGGCCTTCCGCGGCGAACGCGAACCCTGGTACCCCGGCGGCTGGGCCTTCCCGCTCTACTGA
- a CDS encoding carbohydrate ABC transporter permease, translated as MVSRLGFLGVIARLFMWAFLLSLAVVVLYPLLWMILNGFKTNAELFGNPFALPTDLSFGNYRDAWNRGVSDYLATSVLVTVTSTVATVFISAWAAYGLTRVNIPFNKVLTAVILGGLMLTPTVALVPLVRMFQSIGLYNSFWALLILYTAFRVPFTTFLIRAYMIDLPREVDEAAQIDGAGRWTAFWRIILPMCKPVITSTVLLHVLFAWNEYLFAMVFTNGSDVQTLPVGLTSLMSKHGTDFPVVFAGMVIAAVPVVLLFLFGQRYIVKGLADGVGK; from the coding sequence ATGGTGAGCCGTCTCGGCTTCCTCGGCGTCATCGCGCGCCTGTTCATGTGGGCCTTCCTGCTGAGTCTCGCGGTCGTGGTGCTCTACCCGCTGCTGTGGATGATCCTGAACGGCTTCAAGACCAACGCCGAACTCTTCGGCAACCCCTTCGCGCTCCCCACCGACCTGAGCTTCGGCAACTACCGCGACGCGTGGAACCGCGGCGTCAGCGACTACCTCGCGACCAGCGTCCTGGTCACGGTGACGTCCACGGTGGCGACCGTCTTCATCAGTGCCTGGGCGGCGTACGGACTGACGCGGGTGAACATCCCGTTCAACAAGGTGCTCACCGCCGTCATCCTGGGCGGCCTCATGCTCACCCCGACCGTCGCCCTGGTCCCGCTGGTGCGCATGTTCCAGTCGATCGGCCTGTACAACAGCTTCTGGGCACTGCTCATCCTCTACACGGCCTTCCGTGTCCCCTTCACCACCTTCCTCATCCGCGCCTACATGATCGACCTGCCGCGCGAGGTGGACGAGGCGGCGCAGATCGACGGGGCCGGCCGCTGGACCGCGTTCTGGCGGATCATCCTGCCGATGTGCAAGCCCGTCATCACGTCCACCGTCCTGCTGCACGTGCTCTTCGCGTGGAACGAATACCTGTTCGCCATGGTGTTCACCAACGGCAGTGACGTGCAGACCCTGCCGGTCGGCCTGACGAGCCTGATGAGCAAGCACGGCACGGACTTTCCCGTCGTGTTCGCCGGCATGGTGATCGCCGCGGTCCCCGTCGTGCTCCTGTTCCTCTTCGGCCAGCGCTACATCGTCAAGGGCCTGGCCGACGGCGTCGGCAAGTGA
- a CDS encoding sugar ABC transporter permease → MRTLCRRAAGLAWTVPALVLLAVFVYLPLVQNFGYSTLTWDIYSGSQQFVGLDNYRDLFADPVFWTSFTNNLWYALLSVVFQVFGALLLAALVESIRSTRWQRTLRTIYFIPSAISLTVAGLLFYFVYEPNLGLLNHALEAVAPGTFDHAWLGQESTAMTAVIAMSQWQGFGYSTLLFAVAIQRIPAELHEAAALDGAGPVRRFFQVTLPLVREMTGLMVLVTVSGAFQVFNEVMVMTSGGPDNSTHVLGTWLYRNGFVRNDFGHAAAIGTVIFVITLTIAMAQLWFTRRRRVEW, encoded by the coding sequence GTGCGCACTCTGTGCCGAAGAGCAGCCGGGCTCGCGTGGACCGTGCCGGCCCTCGTCCTGCTCGCGGTCTTCGTCTACCTCCCGCTCGTCCAGAACTTCGGCTACTCCACTCTGACCTGGGACATCTACAGCGGCAGCCAGCAGTTCGTCGGCCTGGACAACTACCGCGACCTGTTCGCCGACCCGGTCTTCTGGACCTCCTTCACCAACAACCTCTGGTACGCCCTGCTGTCGGTCGTCTTCCAGGTCTTCGGTGCCCTCCTGCTGGCCGCACTCGTCGAGAGCATCCGCAGTACGCGGTGGCAGCGCACCCTCCGGACGATCTACTTCATCCCCTCCGCGATCTCACTGACCGTCGCGGGACTGCTCTTCTACTTCGTCTACGAGCCCAACCTCGGCCTGCTCAACCACGCCCTGGAGGCGGTCGCGCCCGGCACGTTCGACCACGCCTGGCTGGGCCAGGAGAGCACCGCCATGACGGCGGTCATCGCGATGAGCCAGTGGCAGGGCTTCGGCTACTCGACGCTGCTGTTCGCCGTCGCCATCCAGCGGATCCCCGCGGAGCTCCACGAAGCGGCCGCCCTGGACGGCGCCGGACCCGTCCGCCGCTTCTTCCAGGTCACGCTCCCGCTCGTGCGGGAGATGACCGGACTCATGGTCCTGGTCACCGTGTCGGGCGCCTTCCAGGTGTTCAACGAGGTCATGGTGATGACCAGCGGCGGACCCGACAACTCGACCCACGTGCTCGGCACGTGGCTGTACCGCAACGGATTCGTACGCAACGACTTCGGCCACGCCGCTGCCATCGGCACCGTCATCTTCGTGATCACCCTCACGATCGCGATGGCACAGCTGTGGTTCACCCGGAGAAGAAGGGTGGAATGGTGA
- a CDS encoding extracellular solute-binding protein, giving the protein MRTRALTRSAALLGASALALTGCFAGPAKGPVADVTAKPEHSGTLSILTKFAGEPLEPYFEDLAAAYERKHPEVNVELIQETDQSIKDKTKTLTASDALPDIYFTWTGNWAENFIRGGRAADLTQVIGPDTAWGRTFGESALSAFAHDGRYYGVPLYNNGKFMGYNKSAFDKAGVDVPKTFEELIAACPDLREAGYEPIAFGNKDGWPALHYLQQLFAHNVPTDVREADYDPKTATWDDPGYLVALKQFKTLVSDCTDTGRGTNGVLYTSAQEAFGQGKAAMYYQEILEFDNTTSGGMLKPGNLGIFPLPAAAEAKGNPKVVEGAPEGYFVNARSPRAALAVDFMKFVTSTAHARTLSAPPYGQPSTVVGAVTPQTSSKAVQEGIDLVNEAPRLAGWLDMVTAPEVADAWLAGGEALISGSKSPEQVMDGVRRASDSAE; this is encoded by the coding sequence ATGCGCACACGTGCACTGACGCGGTCCGCGGCACTCCTCGGGGCCTCGGCACTCGCCCTCACCGGCTGCTTCGCCGGACCGGCGAAGGGTCCCGTGGCCGACGTGACCGCGAAGCCGGAGCACTCCGGCACCCTGAGCATCCTCACCAAGTTCGCCGGCGAGCCCCTGGAGCCCTACTTCGAAGACCTCGCCGCCGCGTACGAGCGCAAGCACCCCGAGGTGAACGTCGAGCTGATCCAGGAGACCGACCAGAGCATCAAGGACAAGACCAAGACGCTCACCGCGTCGGACGCCCTGCCCGACATCTACTTCACCTGGACGGGCAACTGGGCGGAGAACTTCATCCGCGGAGGCCGCGCGGCGGACCTCACCCAGGTGATCGGCCCCGACACCGCGTGGGGCAGGACCTTCGGTGAGTCGGCGCTGTCGGCGTTCGCCCACGACGGCCGCTACTACGGCGTCCCGCTGTACAACAACGGCAAGTTCATGGGCTACAACAAGTCTGCCTTCGACAAGGCCGGCGTCGACGTGCCGAAGACCTTCGAAGAGCTGATCGCCGCCTGCCCGGACCTGCGGGAAGCCGGCTACGAGCCCATCGCCTTCGGCAACAAGGACGGCTGGCCCGCCCTGCACTACCTCCAGCAGCTCTTCGCCCACAACGTGCCGACCGACGTCCGCGAGGCCGACTACGACCCGAAGACCGCCACCTGGGACGACCCGGGCTACCTGGTCGCCCTCAAGCAGTTCAAGACCCTGGTGTCCGACTGCACCGACACCGGACGCGGCACCAACGGCGTCCTCTACACCTCGGCACAGGAGGCCTTCGGGCAGGGGAAGGCCGCCATGTACTACCAGGAGATCCTGGAATTCGACAACACCACCTCCGGCGGCATGCTCAAGCCCGGGAACCTGGGCATCTTCCCGCTGCCCGCCGCCGCCGAGGCCAAGGGAAACCCGAAGGTCGTCGAGGGCGCGCCCGAGGGGTACTTCGTCAACGCCCGGTCGCCGCGCGCGGCTCTCGCCGTCGACTTCATGAAGTTCGTGACGAGCACCGCCCACGCGAGGACCCTGTCCGCGCCGCCCTACGGTCAGCCGAGCACCGTGGTCGGCGCGGTGACGCCGCAGACGTCCAGCAAGGCCGTCCAGGAGGGGATCGACCTGGTCAATGAGGCCCCGCGGCTCGCCGGCTGGCTGGACATGGTCACCGCGCCGGAGGTCGCCGACGCGTGGCTGGCCGGCGGCGAGGCCCTCATCAGCGGCAGCAAGTCGCCCGAGCAGGTCATGGACGGCGTGCGCCGGGCCTCCGACTCCGCCGAGTGA
- a CDS encoding SIS domain-containing protein yields MLGFDEPEFLSQLASTVALRPRIEELADRLTDDGFDNLFLVGAGGTYAQMWPYEQLARRTSTLPVHAVIAAELVTGAEATLGERSVAVFTSVSGTTEDSLRAIEYCKARGVRTVGFTGYAESPVARSVDVALVSEPKAWPFDPQMLLLMGRLLARRGEFEGYDKLAGELAGLPGVLLDVARRAESTAAAFAEAHKDTDYHFLVGGGNLWGFTYLYSMCILEEMQWLRTTRVHSAEFFHGSLELLEEDTSVLVFQGEDETRALTDRVEAFAKRISRDVTVFDTRDYPLPGVSPEFRGLLAPLVLDTVMGRVSKHLERVRGHSLDLRRYYRVMDY; encoded by the coding sequence ATGCTCGGATTCGATGAGCCGGAATTCCTCTCCCAGCTGGCGAGCACGGTGGCCCTGCGCCCCCGGATCGAGGAACTCGCCGACCGCCTCACGGACGACGGCTTCGACAACCTCTTCCTCGTCGGTGCCGGCGGCACCTACGCCCAGATGTGGCCGTACGAACAGCTCGCCCGCCGCACCTCGACGCTGCCCGTCCACGCCGTCATCGCGGCGGAGCTGGTCACCGGGGCGGAGGCGACGCTCGGTGAGCGCTCGGTCGCCGTCTTCACCTCGGTGTCGGGCACCACCGAGGACAGCCTCCGGGCCATCGAGTACTGCAAGGCGAGGGGGGTTCGCACCGTCGGGTTCACGGGCTACGCCGAGTCCCCCGTCGCCCGGAGCGTGGACGTGGCCCTCGTCTCCGAGCCGAAGGCCTGGCCCTTCGACCCGCAGATGCTGCTGCTCATGGGGCGGCTGCTCGCGCGCCGGGGCGAGTTCGAGGGGTACGACAAGCTCGCCGGTGAACTCGCCGGACTGCCCGGCGTCCTGCTCGACGTGGCACGGCGGGCCGAGTCGACGGCCGCCGCCTTCGCCGAGGCCCACAAGGACACCGACTACCACTTCCTGGTCGGCGGCGGAAACCTGTGGGGGTTCACCTACCTGTACTCCATGTGCATCCTCGAGGAGATGCAGTGGCTGCGCACCACCCGCGTGCACAGCGCCGAGTTCTTCCACGGCTCCCTGGAACTCCTCGAAGAGGACACGAGCGTGCTCGTCTTCCAGGGAGAGGACGAGACCCGCGCCCTCACCGACCGGGTCGAGGCCTTCGCCAAGCGCATCTCCCGCGACGTGACCGTCTTCGACACCCGCGACTACCCGCTGCCCGGCGTCAGTCCCGAGTTCCGCGGCCTGCTCGCACCGCTGGTGCTCGACACCGTCATGGGCCGGGTCAGCAAGCACCTGGAGAGGGTGCGCGGACACTCGCTCGACCTGCGCCGCTACTACCGCGTCATGGACTACTGA